The Rhizobium sp. NRK18 genomic sequence TGAAGTTCAATTTCGACCGGATGCTCAAGGAAGACCACCCGTTCCACGACACCGGTCCGTTCCCGCTGTCCTTCTTCTTTTCCACCGTCAGCGAGGTGAAAGTGATCGACGACCTGACGGTCGAGTTCGATCTCTCCGCACCCTACGCGCCCTTCCTGTCGAACCTCGCCTATCCGACCGGCCTGATCGTCTCGCCGGACGCGGTGAAGAAATACGGCAAGGATTTCGGCCGCCATCCGAGCGGCACGGGCGCCTACAAGTTCGCCGAGTGGGATTCGAATGAAAAGGTCGTGGTCGAGAAGAACCCCGACTACTGGGACGGCGCGCCGTCGCTCGAAGCGGTCATCTATCGCCCTATCACCGATGCCAACACCCGCGTTGCCGAAATGCTCTCGGGCGGGCTCGACGTCATGGTCGAGGTTCCGCCGGACAGCCTGTCGCAGTTCAAGGACAACCCGGCCTTCAAGGTCTCAGAACAGGCCGGCCCGCATCTCTGGTTCCTGATCCTGAACACCAAGGACGGCCCGTTCAAGAACAAGGAAATCCGCCAGGCCGCCAACTACGCCATCAACAAGAAGGCGCTGGTCGACAACATCCTCCAGGGCACGGCGGATGTTGCCGCCGGACCGACACCGCCGGCGTTTGCCTGGGCCTATGACGACAAGCTGCAGCCCTATTCTTACGATCCGGAAAAGGCCAAGGCCCTGCTGAAGGAAGCCGGTTATGACGGCTCGCCGGTGACCTTCTACGTCACCGAAGGTGGATCCGGCATGCTCGACCCGATCGCCATGGGTACGGCCATCCAGGCCGATCTCGAAGCCGTCGGCATGAAGGTCAAGATCGAGACCTACGAGTGGAACACCTTCCTCGGCAAGGTGAACCCGGGTCTCGAAGGCAAGGCCGACATGGCTGAAATGGCCTGGATGACCAACGATCCGGACACCCTGCCCTTCCTTGCGCTGCGCAGCGATGCCGTTCCGGACAAGGGCGGCTTCAATTCGGGCTACTATTCCAACCCGAAGGTGGACGAGCTTCTGGAAAAGGCCCGCCAGTCGACCGATCAGGACGAGCGCGCCAAGCTCTACAAGGAGATGCAGGACATCGTTCATGACGACGCGCCCTGGGTTTTCGTCGCCAACTGGAAGCAGAACGCAGTGACAAGCGCGGCGGTCGAAAACTTCAAGCTGCAGCCGTCGTTCTTCCTGATGCTGCAGAAGGTGGCAAAGCCCTGATGCCGGACGACGGATCGCCCCTTTCAACCCTTCGCGCCCTCTGTCTTGCGCTGCCGCAGGCCGAGGAGAAGGAAACATGGGGCGATCCGACCTTCCGCATCGGCGGCAAGATTTTCGCGCAGTACAAGACCGGCAGCGGCATACCCACGGTCTGGGTGAAGGCGCCGGACGGCGCGCAGGAGGTGCTCGTCGGCGCCGATCCCGACCGCTTCTTCCGCCCGCCCTATGTCGGCCACAAGGGCTGGGTCGGCATCAATCTGTCCGACGGTCCCGACTGGGAGGAGATCAGGGATCTTCTCGCCCGCAGCCACCGATTGGTGGCGCCGAAAGCAATGGCTAAACAGTGGATGGAGTAGCGGCATGGCTGCCTACATCGCCAAGCGGCTGATTGCCGCCATACCCGTCATCATCGGTCTGTCGATCATCGTCTTCTTCATCATGGCGATGATCCCCGGCGACCCGGCACTCGCCATTCTCGGCTCCTATGCGACGCCGGAGAACGTCGCCAAGCTCAACCGCGAGCTCGGCCTCGACAAGCCGTTGGTCGAGCAATATTTCATCTGGCTCGGCAATCTGGCGCATGGCGATTTCGGCCGCTCCTACACGCTCAATCGTCCCGTGCTGGACGAGGTCCTGGAGCGCTTTTCGGCAACCCTGATCCTTGCCGGCCCCGCGCTCCTCCTCTGTTCCGTCTTCGGCCTGATTGCCGGCATCGTCTCGGCGGTGCGCCAGTATGGCCTCGCCGACAAGATGATCACCTTCATCGTGCTGATCGGCATTTCGATGCCCTCCTTCTGGCTCGGCCTGCTGCTGATCCTGTTCTTCGCCGTCAAGATCCGGCTGTTTCCGGCAAGTGGCATGTATGCGATCTATGGCGGCGGCGACCTCCCCGACCTCCTCCATCATCTGGCGCTGCCGGCCTTTACTCTCGCCGTCGTCGCGACCGGCGTCATTGCCCGCCTGACGCGCACCTCGATGCTGGAAGTGCTGCGGCAGGACTATATCCGTACCGCCCGCGCCAAGGGGCTTACCGAACGCAAGGTGATCTACAAGCATGCCTTCAAGGCGGCGCTGGTATCGGTGGTGCCGGTGATCGGCATCCAGGCCGGCTTCGTGCTCGGCGGCGCCGTCTATATCGAGACCGTGTTCCAGTGGCCGGGCATCGGCTCGATGCTGGTCAAGGCGATCTCCACCCGCGACCTGCTGCTCGTCCAGGGCGGCGTGCTGGTGGTCGCCACCGCCTACGTCCTCTTCAACCTGATCGTCGACGTCCTGCAAACCATTCTCGATCCGAGGCTGCGCTGATGGCTGAAGCAACCGCACAAACCGCACCCGCAAAGCCCGCCAAGGCCAAGGGCGGCCGACCGACAGCCTGGCGGCTCCTGATGAACAACACGCTTGCGGCAGGCGGGCTGATCGTGCTGGCCGTCGTCATTCTGGTGGCGATCGCAGCACCGATCCTGCCGCTTGCCGATCCGGACGCCACCGCGCCGGCCCAGCGCCTGCTGCCGATCTTCTCCGACGGCCATCTGCTCGGCACCGACGGGCTTGGGCGCGACCTCCTTTCGCGCCTCATCTGGGGCTCGCGCGTCAGCCTCGCCGTCGGCATATCGGCAACCGTGATTGCCGCCTTCTTCGGCTCGCTGATCGGCCTCGTCGCCGGCTATGCCGGTGGTCGCACCGACAGCCTGCTGATGCGCGGCATCGACATGATCATGGCATTTCCCTACATCCTGCTGGCGCTCGCAATCGTCGCCGCCCTCGGGCCGGGTCTACTGAACGCGCTGTACGCGATCGCCGTCGTCAACATTCCCTTCTTCGCCCGCAACATCCGCGGCATCACCATCGGCCTGTCACGGCGCGAATTCGTCGACGCGGCGAAGCTTTCCGGCAAGTCGAACGCGCAGGTGCTGTTCATCGAGATCCTGCCCAACGTGCTGCCGGTGATCATCATCACCATGTCAACCACGATCGGCTGGATGATCCTCGAAACCGCCGGCCTCTCCTTCCTGGGCCTTGGCGCGCAGCCGCCGCAGGCCGATCTCGGCTCCATGCTTGGCGACGGCCGCAAGATTCTGTTCACATCGCCGCATGTCTCGATCGTGCCGGGCCTGATGATCTTCGTCCTGGTCATGAGCATCAACCTGCTCGGCGACGGCATTCGCGACATCCTCGACCCGCGCCTGAAATCCGGCGCGCTGAGCCGCCCCGTTGCCCGCACCGCCGTGATGCGCGACGCCGCACCGGACGGCAAGGCGATGGCCGGCAGCGTGCTCGACATGCAGGGGCTTCGAACCGAATTCCATGTCGGCGGCGACGTCTACAAGGCCGTCGGCGGCGTCGATCTTTCTGTTCGGCAGGGCGAATGTCTCGGGATCGTCGGCGAGTCCGGCTCGGGCAAGTCGGTGACCGCCATGTCGATCATGGGGCTGGTGCCGACGCCGCCCGGCCGCATCGCCGGCGGTGCGGCCTATCTCGAAGGCGAGGATCTGTTCGCCATGAGCAACGAGCAGGTCCGCCGCCTGCGCGGTGGAGCGGTCAGCCACGTGTTCCAGGATCCGCTCTCGACCCTGCATCCGCTGTTTACCGTCGGCGACCAGCTGATCGAGGCGATCACCGCCCATCAGCCGATCTCGAAGCGAGAGGCCTGGGCGAAGGCGGCGGAGCTTCTGAATACGGTTCGCATCCCCAATGCCGAGGAACGGCTGAAGGCCTATCCGCACGAGCTTTCCGGCGGCATGCGCCAGCGCGTCTGTATCGCCATGGCGCTCGCCAACGACACCAAGCTGATCATTGCCGACGAGCCGACGACGGCGCTCGACGTCACCGTTCAGGCGCAGGTGCTGTCGCTTCTGGCGACACTGAGGCGTGAGCACAACGTGGCTATTCTGTTCATCACCCATGATTTCGGCGTGGTTTCGGCGATCTGCGACCGGGTGGCGGTGATGTATGCGGGCCGCATTGTCGAGACCGGCACGACGGAGGAAATCCTCGCCAATCCGGCCCATCCCTACACCGGCAAGCTGATCGACTGCGTGCCGGTGCTCGGTCAGCCGGAACGGCGGCTCGATGCGATCGAAGGCCGGCCGCCCGTCGTCAACCGCCTTCCCGAGGGCTGCGCGTTTGCCGACCGCTGTCCGAGGGTTCAGGCAGACTGTCGCGTGGGCGATATCGCCATGACGAAGATCGGAGAGGGCCGCGGCGTGCGCTGTCTGCATCCGCTGGCGAAGGAGACCGAAAATGTCTGAGGCGCTTCTGGAGATTACCGACGTGGAACGCCGCTTCGGCGGCGGACGGACCTTGTTCGGCGCCGAGAAGCCCGCCGTCCATGCTGTTCAGGGCGTGACGCTGTCGGTCCGCAAGGGCGAGACGATGGGCGTCGTCGGCGAATCCGGCTGCGGGAAATCGACGCTCGCACGCCTGCTCGTCGGGCTCGACGGGCCGACCGCCGGCGCGATCCGCTTTGCCGGCGGCGATCTCGTGGCGGAAGCCAAGGCCGACCATCGCGAGCTCGCCCGCAAGATCCAGTATGTCTTCCAGGACCCGGTCGCCTCGCTCAATCCGAGGAAGACGATCCGCACCATCCTCGAAGCGCCGCTGATCCATCTTCTCGGCCTCGACCGGCAGGCGCGCGCCAGGCGGCTCGAAAAGCTCATGGACGCGGTCAATCTGGCACCGGAATTCCTCGACCGCTATCCGCACGAATTCTCCGGCGGACAGGCGCAGCGCATCGGCATCGCCCGGGCGCTGGCCGCCGATCCGGACCTGATCGTCCTAGACGAACCGGTCTCGGCGCTCGATGTCTCCGTGCAGGCGCAGGTGTTGAACATTCTCGACGAGTTGAAGCGCGAATTCGGCCTGACCTACATCTTCATCAGCCACGACCTGTCGGTGGTGGAAAGCGTCAGCGACCGGGTGGCGGTGATGTATTTCGGCCGCATCGTCGAGGTCGGACCGGCGAAGGAAATCTTCCGCCGGCCGCGCCATCCCTACACGCATCTCCTCTTGAAATCGGCGCCTGTGCCGGGCCGCAAGTCGCTGATCCCGGAAGACACCGACACCGAACTGCCGGATCCCTACAATCCGCCACCGGGCTGCCCGTTCTATGCCCGTTGCCCGCGCCGCAGCGATGTGTGTACAAGCCGGTTCCCACCCCTTGAAGCGGCGCCGGAAAACGCCGAGCATCAATCCGCCTGCTATCACCCGCATGAAGAGACCGTAGACGCATGACCGACCGTCCGGAAGGACATAGTATCGGGGGCACACCCCCGGCAACAATCCGCCGGCGCAAGCGGCCGGACATGATCGCCGACCAGATCCGCGAGCGGATCGTCATCGAGGGCCTGAAGCCCGGCGACCGGGTGCCGGCAGCCTGGGTGTCGCCGGAAAAGCTCGGCATCTCGCGCGGCACCTGCCGCGAGGCGCTGAAGCTTCTGGAATTCCAGGGTCTGATCACCTCAAAGACCGGACCGGGCGGCGGCGTGTTCGTCTCCTCCGTGTCCGAGCGCGACGCGATCCATCTGCTCGACAACCTGTTTCTCTCGCGCCCGCCGTCGATTGCCGACATCTACGCGCTGCGCAAGGCGCTGGAACCGGAACTGGCCGCCGGCCTTGCCGGGCAATTGTCGGCCGACGAGATGGCCCGCCTGCAGGCCTCGATCCGGCTCTACGAAGCCGAGCCAACATCCGCGGAAGAGGAATACGCCCAGCGCATCGCCGAACTGGATTTTCATGCCGAACTCGCCAATTGCAGCCGCAACAAGCTCCTGGGCTTCGTCTGCAATTTTCTGCTGAGCCTGCTGAAGGACAAGACCGAATGCAGGGCGATCTATCTGGAGCCGACGCCCTGGTGGATGCGTGATACCGGCATCAACTACCAGGTCCGCCTGTTGCGCGCGCTGATGGCGGGAGACGGCGAGCGGGCGCGCAAGATCATGCACGAGCACATGAGCGAGGCGGAGAAATTCATGCTGGAGCGCGCCGTGCTGGCGGCGGCAAAACCCAAGGCATGAGATCCGCCGCATCGCTTTGACCCTGCAAAGAAATCAATGCCACTTGACTTTCTCCTCTCCCGACGCGACGCATGAAGCGGGGGGACTTTTACGACAAGAAAGACGGGGTCCGGTCAATGTCTGATGTAATGGTGCTCGGTGCGGGCATGGTGGGTGTTTCGACGGCGCTGGCGCTGCAGGCCGCCGGCAAGAGTGTCGTGATCGTCGACCGCAAGGGGCCGGGGCTGGAAACGAGCTACGGCAATGCCGGCGTGATTCAGGCCGAAGCCGTCGAACCTTACGCTTTGCCGCTCGACCCGGTCGCGCTCGTCAAGATCGCCTTCAAGCTGCGCAACGACATCAATTACCATTTCACCGCCCTGCCCTCTCATGTGCGCCCCGTCTGGGAATATTTCCTCGCCTCGCTGCCGGGCCGCTACAAGGAAATCTCGAAGACCTATTCCAAGCTGGCGCTGCGTTCGACCGCGGACCACGCGCCGCTGATCGCGGCTGCCGGCGCCGACAACCTGATCCGCCGCGGTGGGCTTCGCTTCGTCTTCCGCACGCAGGAAGCGCTCGACAAGGCCGCCAAGGACGCCGAGCGCATTCACGAGGCATACGGCCCGCCGATGAAAATCGTCGACGGCGCGGAGCTGGCGGCTGCCGAACCGTCGATCAAGATCCCGCTGAAAGGCGCCGTCCACTGGACGGGGAGCTGGAGCTGCATGGATCCCGGCGGGCTGACCGAAGCCTATGCCAATCTCTTCGTCTCGCGCGGCGGCACGATCGTCAACGGCGACGCCGAGACGCTGACGCGCGCCGAGAATGGCTGGACCGTCAAGGGTCCGGATGGCCCAGTCACCGCCGCGGACGTCGTCGTCGCCCTCGGCCCTTGGTCGCCGCTGCTGCTCAAGAAATTCGGCTACGACATTCCGCTCCTGAGAAAGCGCGGCTACCACCGGCATTTTGCCGGCGGCGCGACGCTGAACGCCCCGGTGTTCGACAGTGAGAACGCCACCGTGATCTCGCCGATGATCAAGGGCATCCGGGTGCTGACGGGGGCGGAGCTCGCGCGCTTCGGCGCCATGCCGACGCCGGTGCAGCTGGACCACTCCTCGGAAGCCGCCGGCGAACTGCTGGATCTTGGCAAGCCTGTCGAGGCCGAACCCTGGTTCGGCAACCGACCCTGCATGCCGGACATGCTGCCGCTGGTCGGCAAAGCGCCGCGCCATGACGGGCTGTGGTTCCATTTCGGCCACGGCCACCAGGGCTTCACCCTCGGGCCGACGACATCGGCGCTGCTGGCGGAAGAGATGACCGGCGGCACCACGCCGGTGCCGGAACTCTCGCCGTCTCGCCTGAAGATCTGAGGCCGACCGCGGCGTCTCAGTCCTTGGCGCGTCAGTCCCTGGCGCGGGCGAGCATGCCGAACAGGTCGCGGCTGTCATCGGGATCGGCGATGATGTCGAGGTCCTGGTAGAAGGGCGTGCCCTTGAGCCGGTCGCGGATGTAGCGCAACGCGGAGAAATCCTCGATCGCGAAACCGACGCTGTCGAACAGCGTGATCTGGCCGGCATTGTGCCGGCCTTTTTCCTCGCCGAGTATCACCTTCCACAGTTCGGTGACCGGATAGTCGGCCTCCATCTGCTGGATCTCGCCCTCGACGCGGGTCTGCGGCGGATATTCGACGAAGGTCGAGGCGCGGGCGAGAATGTCGCGGTGCAGCTCGGTCTTGCCGGGGCAATCGCCGCCGATGGCGTTGATGTGCACGCCGGCGCCGACCATGTTGTCGGTCAGGATCGTGGCATACTGCTTGTCGGCGGTGCAGGTGGTGATGATCTCCGCGCCCTCGATCGCGGCCTGCGACGAGGTGCAGGCGGTCACATTCAGCCCGGAGCCCGAAAGATTGCGCACGACCTTGTCGGTCGCCTTCGGATCGATGTCATAGAGGCGGATATTCTCGATGCCGAGCACGGCCTTCATCGCCAGAGCCTGGAATTCCGCCTGCGCGCCATTGCCGATCATCGCCATGGTCTTCGCCCCCTTGGGCGCCAGATGGCGGGCGGCCATGGCGGAGGTGGCGGCGGTACGAAGCGCGGTCAGGAGCGTCATTTCGGTCAGCAGCACCGGATAGCCGGTGGACACTTCGGCGAGCAGGCCGAAGGCGGTCACCGTCTGCAGGCCCTGCGCCATGTTCTTCGGATGGCCGTTCACATACTTGAACGAGTAGATCTCGCCGTCGGAAGTCGGCATCAGCTCGATCACGCCCTCGCGCGAATGCGAGGCGACGCGCGGCGTCTTGTCGAAGGTTTCCCAGCGGCGGAAATCCGCCTCGATGACATCTGTCAACTCGACGAGCACCCGCTCGACGCCGATGTGATGGACGAGCTGCATCATGTTCTCGACGCTGACGAAGGGGACAAGGGCTTTCTCGGACGGCGCCAGCATGGCGGGGTTCTCCTGCTTCCTGATCATGCCCAGAGAGTAGCAGAGGCGCCGAATTGGCCGAAAGCGCAAACTTGTGTTGTTTCCGGCAGCAATTTGCGCAAAATGAGTAACAGGACTGACGAAACGACAGGACGCGCCATGGAGCCGAGCCGCTATATCCCCGACGATCTCGACCGCCGGCTGATCGCGCACCTGAGGATCGACGGCCGCGCCTCGCTGTCGAAGCTCGCCGACATCCTCGGCGTGGCGCGCGGCACCGTGCAGAACCGGCTCGACCGGCTCCTCGAAACCGGCACGCTGATGGGCTTTACCGTCAGGATGCGCGAGGACTATGACGACCGCACCGTCAACGCCGTGATGATGATCGAAGTGGTCGGCAAGTCGACGACCCAGGTCATCCGCAAGCTGCGCGGCATCCCGGAAATCCATGCGCTCCATACGACCAACGGCAACTGGGACCTCGTCGCCGACATCCGCGCCGGAAGCCTCGCCGATTTCGACCGCGTTCTGCGCGAAGTGCGCATGATCGACGGGGTGGCGAACAGCGAGACGAGCCTGTTGCTGAGCGGGGTGTGAGCGGCGAGCGACTGGGAGCAATCGCACGTTATTTTAGGGCGACGGCAAACGGCGCCTCCCCTCTCCCCGCCTGCGGGGAGAGGGTCAGGGTGAGGGGCAAAACCACACAGGCACGGCTTGTCATTTAGCAACACAATATCGAACGAGCCTTGTCGAAACGAAGGCCGACGGGTCACAGAAGCGCCCTTCATCCGCCCTGCCGGGCACCTTCTCCCCGCAAGCGGGGAGAAGGGACCAGCCCTCATTCATCACCGAAGTTCGGCAATGTAACTGCGCTCCCCATCCCCTCTTCGGAACATAGCGACCGCTCATCCATTTGCCTGACTGAGGGTTTGTCCTCGAGACAGGCATCCGGATCAAAGGGTAGCGCGCGCAATGAGGCAACTGGCGGAGAATTTCTGGACGTTTCGCGGCGACTTCAAGGTCGCCGGGATCATCAATCTCGGCACCCATATGTCGCTCGTGCGCCGGGCCGATGGCAGCTACCTCGTGCTCGACAGCTATGCGCTGGAGAAAGACGACCGGCGCGCGCTCCTCGAGCTGACGGACGGCGGACGGGCGGTCGAGGCGATCCTCAACGTGCACCCGTTCCACACGCTGCACTGCAGCGCCGCCCACAGGCTTCTGCCGCATGCCCGGCTGATCGGCACCCGGCGTCACCATGGCCAGGCGCCGGACCTGCCATGGGATTCCGGGTTTATCGAGGACGCGGCAACCCAAAAGGCTTTTGCTGCGGACCTGGATTTTTCCGTGCCGCGGGGCATCGATTTTGTCAGCGATGACGATCATGTGCATGTCGCCTCGGTTCTCGTTCGCCACCGGCAAAGCGGCATCGTCCATGTCGACGACACGATCAATGTGCTCGCTGCCCCCGGCTTCCTCGGCAAGCTGCTGCCCCAGTCGAAGCTGAAATTCCATCCGCAGCTCGCCAAGGCACTGCAGAAGCGCTCAGGCGCGGCCGACGACTACGCGCAATGGGCGCGCGAGATCGCCGAGGCCTGGGCCGGCACGCCGGTCGTCTGCGCCGCCCATTCGGCCGTCCGCACCCTGCCCGCCGACGGCTGGTGTCGCGAGGTGCTCGACGCGCTGAAAGGCGTCGACAGGACGCTTGCCAAACACCGCTCCACCCACGG encodes the following:
- a CDS encoding dipeptide/oligopeptide/nickel ABC transporter permease/ATP-binding protein produces the protein MAEATAQTAPAKPAKAKGGRPTAWRLLMNNTLAAGGLIVLAVVILVAIAAPILPLADPDATAPAQRLLPIFSDGHLLGTDGLGRDLLSRLIWGSRVSLAVGISATVIAAFFGSLIGLVAGYAGGRTDSLLMRGIDMIMAFPYILLALAIVAALGPGLLNALYAIAVVNIPFFARNIRGITIGLSRREFVDAAKLSGKSNAQVLFIEILPNVLPVIIITMSTTIGWMILETAGLSFLGLGAQPPQADLGSMLGDGRKILFTSPHVSIVPGLMIFVLVMSINLLGDGIRDILDPRLKSGALSRPVARTAVMRDAAPDGKAMAGSVLDMQGLRTEFHVGGDVYKAVGGVDLSVRQGECLGIVGESGSGKSVTAMSIMGLVPTPPGRIAGGAAYLEGEDLFAMSNEQVRRLRGGAVSHVFQDPLSTLHPLFTVGDQLIEAITAHQPISKREAWAKAAELLNTVRIPNAEERLKAYPHELSGGMRQRVCIAMALANDTKLIIADEPTTALDVTVQAQVLSLLATLRREHNVAILFITHDFGVVSAICDRVAVMYAGRIVETGTTEEILANPAHPYTGKLIDCVPVLGQPERRLDAIEGRPPVVNRLPEGCAFADRCPRVQADCRVGDIAMTKIGEGRGVRCLHPLAKETENV
- a CDS encoding ornithine cyclodeaminase, which encodes MLAPSEKALVPFVSVENMMQLVHHIGVERVLVELTDVIEADFRRWETFDKTPRVASHSREGVIELMPTSDGEIYSFKYVNGHPKNMAQGLQTVTAFGLLAEVSTGYPVLLTEMTLLTALRTAATSAMAARHLAPKGAKTMAMIGNGAQAEFQALAMKAVLGIENIRLYDIDPKATDKVVRNLSGSGLNVTACTSSQAAIEGAEIITTCTADKQYATILTDNMVGAGVHINAIGGDCPGKTELHRDILARASTFVEYPPQTRVEGEIQQMEADYPVTELWKVILGEEKGRHNAGQITLFDSVGFAIEDFSALRYIRDRLKGTPFYQDLDIIADPDDSRDLFGMLARARD
- a CDS encoding Lrp/AsnC family transcriptional regulator, giving the protein MEPSRYIPDDLDRRLIAHLRIDGRASLSKLADILGVARGTVQNRLDRLLETGTLMGFTVRMREDYDDRTVNAVMMIEVVGKSTTQVIRKLRGIPEIHALHTTNGNWDLVADIRAGSLADFDRVLREVRMIDGVANSETSLLLSGV
- a CDS encoding ABC transporter permease, whose amino-acid sequence is MAAYIAKRLIAAIPVIIGLSIIVFFIMAMIPGDPALAILGSYATPENVAKLNRELGLDKPLVEQYFIWLGNLAHGDFGRSYTLNRPVLDEVLERFSATLILAGPALLLCSVFGLIAGIVSAVRQYGLADKMITFIVLIGISMPSFWLGLLLILFFAVKIRLFPASGMYAIYGGGDLPDLLHHLALPAFTLAVVATGVIARLTRTSMLEVLRQDYIRTARAKGLTERKVIYKHAFKAALVSVVPVIGIQAGFVLGGAVYIETVFQWPGIGSMLVKAISTRDLLLVQGGVLVVATAYVLFNLIVDVLQTILDPRLR
- a CDS encoding ABC transporter ATP-binding protein, whose translation is MSEALLEITDVERRFGGGRTLFGAEKPAVHAVQGVTLSVRKGETMGVVGESGCGKSTLARLLVGLDGPTAGAIRFAGGDLVAEAKADHRELARKIQYVFQDPVASLNPRKTIRTILEAPLIHLLGLDRQARARRLEKLMDAVNLAPEFLDRYPHEFSGGQAQRIGIARALAADPDLIVLDEPVSALDVSVQAQVLNILDELKREFGLTYIFISHDLSVVESVSDRVAVMYFGRIVEVGPAKEIFRRPRHPYTHLLLKSAPVPGRKSLIPEDTDTELPDPYNPPPGCPFYARCPRRSDVCTSRFPPLEAAPENAEHQSACYHPHEETVDA
- a CDS encoding MmcQ/YjbR family DNA-binding protein, with the translated sequence MPDDGSPLSTLRALCLALPQAEEKETWGDPTFRIGGKIFAQYKTGSGIPTVWVKAPDGAQEVLVGADPDRFFRPPYVGHKGWVGINLSDGPDWEEIRDLLARSHRLVAPKAMAKQWME
- a CDS encoding FadR/GntR family transcriptional regulator, coding for MTDRPEGHSIGGTPPATIRRRKRPDMIADQIRERIVIEGLKPGDRVPAAWVSPEKLGISRGTCREALKLLEFQGLITSKTGPGGGVFVSSVSERDAIHLLDNLFLSRPPSIADIYALRKALEPELAAGLAGQLSADEMARLQASIRLYEAEPTSAEEEYAQRIAELDFHAELANCSRNKLLGFVCNFLLSLLKDKTECRAIYLEPTPWWMRDTGINYQVRLLRALMAGDGERARKIMHEHMSEAEKFMLERAVLAAAKPKA
- a CDS encoding ABC transporter substrate-binding protein encodes the protein MKTLLAAALTAASMLFASPALSQTPPNVLIVGQIAEPKSLDPAADTAVNDFRILVNLYDGLVRYKDGTLEVEPSLATSWTISDDGKTYTFKLRDGVKFHDGTPFNAEAVKFNFDRMLKEDHPFHDTGPFPLSFFFSTVSEVKVIDDLTVEFDLSAPYAPFLSNLAYPTGLIVSPDAVKKYGKDFGRHPSGTGAYKFAEWDSNEKVVVEKNPDYWDGAPSLEAVIYRPITDANTRVAEMLSGGLDVMVEVPPDSLSQFKDNPAFKVSEQAGPHLWFLILNTKDGPFKNKEIRQAANYAINKKALVDNILQGTADVAAGPTPPAFAWAYDDKLQPYSYDPEKAKALLKEAGYDGSPVTFYVTEGGSGMLDPIAMGTAIQADLEAVGMKVKIETYEWNTFLGKVNPGLEGKADMAEMAWMTNDPDTLPFLALRSDAVPDKGGFNSGYYSNPKVDELLEKARQSTDQDERAKLYKEMQDIVHDDAPWVFVANWKQNAVTSAAVENFKLQPSFFLMLQKVAKP
- a CDS encoding NAD(P)/FAD-dependent oxidoreductase — translated: MSDVMVLGAGMVGVSTALALQAAGKSVVIVDRKGPGLETSYGNAGVIQAEAVEPYALPLDPVALVKIAFKLRNDINYHFTALPSHVRPVWEYFLASLPGRYKEISKTYSKLALRSTADHAPLIAAAGADNLIRRGGLRFVFRTQEALDKAAKDAERIHEAYGPPMKIVDGAELAAAEPSIKIPLKGAVHWTGSWSCMDPGGLTEAYANLFVSRGGTIVNGDAETLTRAENGWTVKGPDGPVTAADVVVALGPWSPLLLKKFGYDIPLLRKRGYHRHFAGGATLNAPVFDSENATVISPMIKGIRVLTGAELARFGAMPTPVQLDHSSEAAGELLDLGKPVEAEPWFGNRPCMPDMLPLVGKAPRHDGLWFHFGHGHQGFTLGPTTSALLAEEMTGGTTPVPELSPSRLKI